One Caulobacter segnis genomic window carries:
- the katG gene encoding catalase/peroxidase HPI: MDGSELIEPTSKCPLRHGVRFHTSFGGRSNRDWWPNQLNLKILHQQSALSNPMPKGFRYADAVKTLDIEALRRDIIALLTDSQDWWPADYGHYGPLFVRMAWHSAGTYRTGDGRGGAGAGQQRYAPLNSWPDNGNLDKARRLLWPIKKKYGAAISWADLMIFAADVGMEHMGFRTFGFAFGREDVWEPEEDVHWGAEDTWLGDARYTGDRELDKPLAAVQMGLIYVNPEGPNGKPDPLAAARDIRETFARMAMNDEETVALIAGGHTFGKAHGAGDAAQVGLEPEAAGLSQMGLGWKNSFGSGVGVHAITSGLEGAWTPNPIAWDNGFFDTLYGHEWELTKSPAGAFQWTPKDPSAGPRAPDAHDPSKTHPPMMLTTDLALRLDPNYGPISKRFHENPDQFQDAFARAWFKLTHRDMGPKARYLGPLVPIEELLWQDPLPDATHPPIGAADIAALKAKVLASGLTVPQLVATAWASASTFRGSDKRGGANGARIRLAPQKDWAVNQPDQLANVLARLEEIRAGFDKPVSLADLIVLAGSAAVEKAAKDAGFDVEVPFTPGRVDASQDQTDIASFAVLEPRADGFRNYLEAGSPLTAEELLVDRAQLLTLTAPEMTALVGGLRALDANTGRSRHGVLTQRPGALTNDVFVNLLDMGVVWTATSEDEAEFVGRDRETGAPKWTATRVDLVFGSNSQLRALAEVYAESDITFVAAFVAAWTKVMNADRFDLA; the protein is encoded by the coding sequence ATGGACGGAAGCGAACTGATCGAACCGACCAGCAAGTGCCCGCTGCGGCATGGCGTCCGGTTCCACACCAGCTTCGGGGGGCGCTCGAACCGCGACTGGTGGCCCAACCAGCTGAACCTCAAGATCCTGCACCAGCAGTCGGCGCTGTCGAACCCGATGCCCAAGGGCTTCCGCTACGCCGACGCGGTCAAGACGCTGGATATCGAGGCCCTGCGGCGGGACATCATCGCCCTGCTGACCGACAGCCAGGACTGGTGGCCGGCCGACTACGGCCACTACGGCCCGCTGTTCGTGCGCATGGCCTGGCACAGCGCCGGCACCTACCGCACTGGCGACGGTCGCGGCGGCGCGGGGGCGGGCCAGCAGCGCTACGCGCCGCTGAACAGCTGGCCGGACAACGGCAACCTGGACAAGGCCCGCCGTCTGCTGTGGCCGATCAAGAAGAAGTACGGCGCGGCGATCAGCTGGGCCGACCTGATGATCTTCGCCGCCGACGTCGGCATGGAGCACATGGGCTTCAGGACGTTCGGATTCGCCTTCGGCCGCGAGGACGTCTGGGAGCCCGAGGAGGACGTCCACTGGGGCGCCGAGGACACCTGGCTGGGCGACGCCCGCTACACCGGCGACCGCGAGCTGGATAAGCCCCTGGCCGCCGTGCAGATGGGCCTGATCTACGTCAATCCCGAAGGTCCGAACGGCAAGCCCGACCCGCTGGCCGCCGCCCGCGACATCCGCGAGACGTTCGCGCGCATGGCCATGAACGACGAGGAGACGGTGGCCCTGATCGCCGGCGGCCACACCTTCGGCAAGGCGCACGGCGCGGGCGACGCGGCCCAGGTCGGCCTCGAGCCGGAAGCCGCCGGCCTGTCGCAGATGGGCCTGGGCTGGAAGAACAGCTTCGGCAGCGGCGTCGGCGTCCATGCCATCACCAGCGGCCTGGAAGGCGCCTGGACGCCCAATCCGATCGCCTGGGACAACGGCTTCTTCGACACCCTGTACGGCCACGAGTGGGAGCTGACCAAGAGCCCCGCCGGCGCCTTCCAGTGGACGCCGAAGGATCCAAGCGCCGGCCCGCGGGCGCCCGACGCGCACGATCCCTCGAAGACGCACCCGCCGATGATGCTGACCACGGACCTGGCCTTGCGGCTGGATCCGAACTACGGCCCGATCTCCAAGCGCTTCCACGAGAACCCGGACCAGTTCCAGGACGCCTTCGCCCGCGCCTGGTTCAAGCTGACCCACCGCGACATGGGCCCCAAGGCCCGTTACCTGGGCCCGCTGGTCCCGATCGAAGAGCTGCTGTGGCAGGACCCCCTGCCCGACGCGACCCATCCGCCGATCGGCGCGGCCGACATCGCGGCGCTGAAGGCCAAGGTGCTGGCCTCGGGCCTGACCGTCCCGCAGCTGGTCGCCACCGCCTGGGCCTCGGCCTCGACCTTCCGGGGCTCGGACAAGCGCGGCGGCGCTAACGGCGCGCGCATCCGCCTGGCCCCGCAGAAGGACTGGGCGGTCAACCAGCCCGACCAGTTGGCGAACGTGCTTGCCAGGCTGGAGGAAATCCGCGCCGGCTTCGACAAGCCCGTCTCGCTGGCCGACCTGATCGTGCTGGCCGGCTCGGCGGCGGTCGAGAAGGCCGCCAAGGACGCCGGCTTCGACGTCGAGGTCCCGTTCACGCCTGGCCGGGTCGACGCCAGCCAGGACCAGACCGACATCGCCTCGTTCGCGGTGCTGGAGCCCAGGGCCGACGGGTTCAGGAACTACCTGGAGGCCGGCTCGCCGCTGACGGCCGAAGAGCTGCTGGTCGACCGCGCCCAGCTCTTGACCCTGACCGCGCCCGAGATGACGGCCCTGGTCGGCGGCCTGCGGGCGCTGGACGCCAACACCGGCCGGTCCCGCCACGGGGTGCTGACCCAGCGTCCCGGCGCGCTGACGAACGACGTCTTCGTCAACCTGCTGGACATGGGCGTGGTCTGGACCGCCACCTCGGAGGACGAGGCCGAGTTCGTGGGCCGCGACCGCGAGACCGGCGCGCCGAAATGGACCGCCACCCGGGTCGACCTGGTGTTCGGCTCCAACTCGCAGCTGCGCGCCCTGGCCGAGGTCTATGCCGAGTCCGACATCACCTTCGTCGCCGCCTTCGTGGCGGCCTGGACCAAGGTGATGAACGCGGACCGGTTCGATCTGGCGTAG
- a CDS encoding transcriptional repressor produces MPHTVDAVFQEELRRAGLSGRGAPAHLLALLRESPETHLSLPEIAELAAEAGLAVTAGDLARHLEALAEHGLIGRLPTTTSELVYDTVPEPHSHIVYEDSAQVVDLHVSAETLLLMVQDALAQHPEGVDVILRFRRPGPLSS; encoded by the coding sequence ATGCCCCACACGGTCGACGCCGTGTTCCAGGAAGAGTTGCGCCGCGCCGGGCTGTCCGGCCGGGGCGCGCCGGCGCACCTGCTGGCGCTGCTGCGGGAGTCGCCGGAGACCCACCTGTCCCTGCCCGAGATCGCCGAGCTGGCGGCCGAGGCCGGGCTGGCGGTGACGGCCGGCGACCTGGCCCGGCATCTGGAAGCTCTGGCCGAGCACGGCCTGATCGGCCGGCTGCCGACCACGACCAGCGAGCTGGTCTACGACACCGTGCCCGAGCCGCACTCGCACATCGTCTATGAGGACAGCGCCCAGGTCGTCGACCTGCACGTCTCGGCCGAGACCCTGCTGCTGATGGTCCAGGACGCCCTGGCCCAGCATCCGGAGGGGGTGGACGTCATCCTGCGCTTCCGCCGGCCGGGACCCTTGTCCAGCTAG